From the genome of Candidatus Omnitrophota bacterium:
GACAAGCGTGCGCTCCATCTCGCCCGGCATCTTTTCGGTGGCCCCGGCTATCCTCTCGGGATCGAGCTTCTGCTCCATATACATATTCTGCTGCGGCATAAGCACCCATGCCACATCCTTATCCATCCTCGTTATCGTAACGGCGCCTGCCATATCCATGCGCACCTTGTCTTTGGCGGCGAATATCTTTCCTGTAAAACTACCCGCCCTGGTCGTACTGACCATGTCGGCGGAAAAATCGAGAGCCAGCGCCGCAGTGGAACAGGCCGCGCTGACCAGTATTCCCATAAAGATCAATGCCTTTTTCATCTCTCCCTCCAGTTATCCGTTTCGACCCCAACCGCCTTATTATCTGCTCTTGCCCCTGACGGGTATGCCTTTAGCCCGCAGTTCGTCGGTCTTCTCTTTGGAACATTTCATACACAGGAACTTGGGTTTTGAGTCGCTCTTGTCATAACCGGCGGTCTTCACCAGCCGCCACAGGCGCGAGACCGCACCGCACTGGTCGCATTTGCCTTCTTTTATATGCCATACCTCGACCGCCTTGGATGTAAAAATGAATTTGTCCACCCAGAAGAATATGGCGCCCCCGATCAGATTTGCTATGACCGTTGCCTTCAGGCTTGTGCCTAAATTCTTCACCACAAGCCATAATATGGGGGTGCTCAGCTGCCACCGTATAAGATACAGCACAAATCTTCTCATCTTACTTTCCTCATCTCCGTTTTATATGTATTATATGTCTTCTGATCGAAACATACAAATAGAACCTTATCTATCTCCCTGTTCACCGACAGGAATTCTCTCACCGTCTTGACTGCTATGCGGGCGGCTCTTTCTGGCGGGAAGGCGTACGCCCCGGTGCTTATCGCGGGAAATGCTATCGTCCTGATGCCGTTCTCCTTCGCTATACGGAGGGAATTCGAATAACAGCTTGCGAGAAGCGCGACTTCGTTCGTATTGCCGCCGTGCCACACCGGCCCGACAGCGTGTATAACGAATCTGGCGGGGAGACCATATCCTCCGGTCAGTTTCGCCTCTCCGGTCCTGCATCCCCCGAGCCCCGCACATTCCCTGAGAAGGTCCGGGCCTGCGGCCCTGTGGATAGCACCGTCGACACCGCCGCCGCCCAAGAGCGAGGTATTCGCGGCGTTCACTATCGCGTCGACCTTCTCTTTGGTTATGTCACCCAGCACTACCTCTATCCTTGCCATCTCTATCCCGCGCCGTTCACGATACGGGACTCGGCTCCCCCGGATCTCGGCTTCACCAGAGAAAGCATTACATTAAAAGCCGTCCTCATTATCGTAATCATGCCAAAACGCCTTAAGGCAGGCATCCACCTCCACCAGCAGGAATAGATCCTCAAAAGCGCTTTCCGCTGTATATCGACCAGTTCCTGCGCCCGCATGCCGTTTACCTCCATCACCGCCGAACCGTAACGCTGGAACTTCCGGAAACTCCGCTCGATCAGTTTAAGCCCGTATTCGCCGCGTTCCGCCATCTTCAGCATCTCGGTGCCGGGATAAGGAACGGCGACGTTCAGGGTAACATGCTGTATCTCCCTGTGCGCGCACAGATACCGGACGGTCCCTCTGATGCTTTCGCGGGTATCGCCGGGGAGCCCGATGATCACCGAGTTGGTCGTTTCGATCCCAAGGCGGTTATTTATCCTGTTCGCGTCAATATATGACCCCATGGGGATATCTTTTTTTATGATCTTCCTGATCTTTTCATCGACGCTCTCCAACCCGAAGCTCATGCGTATAAGACCGCACTCCTTAAGCCGTATGGCCATCTCCTCGTCCCATAGGTCCGCGCGCGAGCTGCCCTCGAAGGTAAATTTCAACCCGTGCTCTTGTATGGCATCGCATAATCGCATGATATACCCTCTGTCGAGCGTCAATATGTCATCGATAAAATAGATATGCTCGGCCCCGTACCGGTTGACGATGCTGTCAAGCTCGGCGATAACGTTACCGATGCTCCGCCTCCTCACCACTTTGCCATACAGGTCGCTCGCGCAGAAGACGCACGAAAACGGGCACCCGCGCGACATCTGGACCGACGTGTAGCGCCTGGTGCCATGCGGTGTGCCTAAAAGATAGAGATCATTCTTGAGCAGTTCCCTGTCCGGAAGGGGCGCGGCATCGAGATCCGTAAGGATGGGCGCGGCGCCTTTATAGAGTATCCTGCCGCGGTCGGTCATCATGACGCCGGGGACTTCCGGATTCCGGTTGCCGTTCCCGACCTGCCCGAGAAATGAAGCGAACGTCGTTTCGCATTCGCCGATCACGGCATAGTCCAACCCGTCATCGAAGACCTTTTCCCTGTGATAAGAGACATGCGGGCCGCCGATGATCACGGGCTTATTGAACTCCTTCTTAAGCATCCGCGCTATACGGGCGGCGTTGTGATAAAAAGGCGTGGTAGCGGTAAGGCCTATAAGATCGGGGTTGAATTTGCCGACCCGTTCCGTCAGCGCCCTGTCGTCGAGACCTTCGATATGGGCATCGATCAGCTGTGTCTCCCAGCCGGCCTTTTTGGCAAGAGAAGCGATAATGCAGAGATTGAGCGGCGGGAATGTAGAGACCCTCCGCGCCGAATCCCGGAAATCGCCGAATTCCCCGAACCACGAAGGGAAGATCAGAGATATTCTCATAGATAAAGCGGTGTCAACCTTCAGATCCCGGTGCTATTGGACAGATTCGTAATGGGCTTGCCGGCCGGGTCGGGTATCTTACGCCCAAGAGGGTCCTCATCGGGATCGAACTTCCTGTGATCCTTCTCCTCGTAAGCGAAGATGTTATCCTTGCCCGACGTCACCTTCCCGAGCTTATCGAAGACATCGGAGACGGTGCTTGAGACGAAATCATTCTCACCCAGCTTCGCCTCTTCGGCGCATGCTACACCCGCTGCAAGCCCGACAGCAAAGACCAAAGATATTATCTTAGCCATATCCACCTCATTTCATATATTGATAATATTACATCGTAATAAACATTTCAAGGATAATCGCATATGATATGGTTAAAAAAAGAGCCCCGTATATTTCTATACGAGGCTCAAATTTACCCCGGCACTGGTCTACTCTCCCAGCCAGTTGCCCGGCAAGTACCATCAACGCTGGAGGGCTTAACTTCCGTATTCGGAATGGGAACGGGTGTGACCCCTCCGCTCAGAGCACCGGGAATATCAAAATCCCTGACAACACATAATAAAGAGTGAATTGAACACCGTTTCACGGCAAGACCTTACTTTGCGAAAGATAAAAACGGTCAAGCCGAACGACGCATTAGTATCCTTAAGCTGAAAGCCTCGCGGCTCTTACACTTAGGACCTATCAACCTTGTAGTCTTCAAGGCGTCTTCAGGGATATCCATTCTTGGGGAGGGCTTCACGCTTAGATGCATTCAGCGTTTATCCTTTCCGGGCGCGGCTACCCAGCCATTGCCACTGGCGTGACAACTGGAACACCGGAGGCTCGTCTGACCCGGTCCTCTCGTACTAGGGTCAGTCCCCCTCAAATATCCTACGCCTGCATCAGATAGAGACCGAACTGTCTTACGACGTTCTGAACCCAGCTCACGTACCACTTTAACCGGCGAACAGCCGGACCCTTGGGACCTTCTCCAGCCCCAGGATGTGATGAGCCGACATCGAGGTGCCAAACTTCCTCGTCGATGTGAACTCTTGGAGGAAATCAGCCTGTTATCCCCGGAGTACCTTTTATCCGTTGAGCGATGGCGCTTCCACACGCCACCACCGGATCACTAAGACCTACTTTCGTATCTGCTCGGCTTGTAGGCCTCGCAGTTAAGCTCCCATTTGCCTTTACGCTCAGCGTGCGATTGCCGACCGCACTGAGGGAACCTTTGTACGCCTCCGTTACAATTTAGGAGGTAACCGCCCCAGTCAAACTGCCCGTCTGGCATTGTCCCCCAGCCCGTTTCAGGGCCGCGGGTTAGAATTCTAATACAGTAAGGGTGGTATTTCACATTTCCGCTCCATCCCGGCTAGCGCCAGGACTTCAAAGCGTCCCACCTATGCTACACATACCGGATCAAAATCCAGTACCAGAGTACAGTAAAGGTTCCGGGGTCTTTTCG
Proteins encoded in this window:
- a CDS encoding O-acetyl-ADP-ribose deacetylase, translating into MARIEVVLGDITKEKVDAIVNAANTSLLGGGGVDGAIHRAAGPDLLRECAGLGGCRTGEAKLTGGYGLPARFVIHAVGPVWHGGNTNEVALLASCYSNSLRIAKENGIRTIAFPAISTGAYAFPPERAARIAVKTVREFLSVNREIDKVLFVCFDQKTYNTYKTEMRKVR
- a CDS encoding radical SAM protein yields the protein MRISLIFPSWFGEFGDFRDSARRVSTFPPLNLCIIASLAKKAGWETQLIDAHIEGLDDRALTERVGKFNPDLIGLTATTPFYHNAARIARMLKKEFNKPVIIGGPHVSYHREKVFDDGLDYAVIGECETTFASFLGQVGNGNRNPEVPGVMMTDRGRILYKGAAPILTDLDAAPLPDRELLKNDLYLLGTPHGTRRYTSVQMSRGCPFSCVFCASDLYGKVVRRRSIGNVIAELDSIVNRYGAEHIYFIDDILTLDRGYIMRLCDAIQEHGLKFTFEGSSRADLWDEEMAIRLKECGLIRMSFGLESVDEKIRKIIKKDIPMGSYIDANRINNRLGIETTNSVIIGLPGDTRESIRGTVRYLCAHREIQHVTLNVAVPYPGTEMLKMAERGEYGLKLIERSFRKFQRYGSAVMEVNGMRAQELVDIQRKALLRIYSCWWRWMPALRRFGMITIMRTAFNVMLSLVKPRSGGAESRIVNGAG